A genome region from Crossiella equi includes the following:
- the secD gene encoding protein translocase subunit SecD, whose product MDGTFSWRSLTLSRPQAWRGLLVRGLLSLAVLVTASYLVLSTAPRLGLDLRGGTQIVLEAKSTPTVAADAGATDRALEVIRRRVDGLGVAEPTLVRSGENRIIVELPGVQDPAEAVAVLGRTAQLTMHPVLGVVAPGTPAGQGEVVLPDESGAALRLGASQVTGENISGAGSGPVPQGAGWQVTIDFSGPGSESWRKLTGQAACFPDGNPQRRVAIVLDNKVISSPQVDPSVGCQAGMGGGNTRITGKFTQAEANELSLLIKGGALPLPVEVIEQRTVGPTLGAEAIEASAWAALLGIAITGLFLIVVYRLVGFLAVLALAGYAALSYASLLAIGATLTLPGLAGLVLAVGMAVDANVLVFERAREDFAARSGLAPRQRLNRAVEGGFKGAVSAIADSNVTTLLAAALLFFLATGPVQGFGVTLSIGVLASLFSALVLTRVLLLLVCDNEFVAKRPWLTGLGHLGRVRTWLSGRFSGLYANPKRWLLATGVVTVLIALGLFVRGPELGVEFTGGRLLEYTTAQQVSPEAAREALQAAGFDRTTVSASGDKALAIRTGPVDDTQAAKAKDVLAGLGGETRQVRSELIGPSLGDELRSKAVLALLIAVAAQLVYLAVRFDWRLGLATVSALVTDVLVLLGLFSWLGITMDAVFLAALLTVIGYSVNDSVVVFDRVRELRGLRPREPFHRIAGTAVLQTLPRTVNTGVGVLAVLLCLMLLGDGSLADFALAVLVGVVAGTISTVATAAPLAVLLDTKSPGAGRTRAKKPQGRQRAGSGAVV is encoded by the coding sequence GTGGACGGAACTTTTTCCTGGAGGAGTCTTACTTTGTCGCGTCCGCAGGCGTGGCGGGGGCTGCTTGTGCGGGGGTTGTTGTCCCTTGCCGTGTTGGTCACCGCTTCCTATCTTGTGTTGTCCACCGCTCCCCGGCTCGGGCTTGATCTTCGCGGGGGTACGCAGATCGTTCTCGAGGCCAAGTCCACACCTACCGTGGCCGCTGATGCCGGTGCCACCGATCGGGCGTTGGAGGTCATCCGGCGGCGCGTGGACGGGCTCGGGGTGGCCGAGCCCACGCTGGTGCGGTCCGGGGAGAACCGGATCATCGTTGAGCTGCCCGGGGTGCAGGACCCGGCTGAGGCCGTCGCCGTGTTGGGGCGGACCGCGCAGCTGACCATGCATCCCGTGCTCGGGGTCGTCGCGCCCGGCACACCAGCGGGCCAGGGGGAAGTCGTGCTGCCCGACGAGTCCGGGGCCGCGCTTCGGCTCGGGGCCTCGCAGGTGACCGGGGAGAACATCTCCGGGGCCGGGTCCGGGCCGGTGCCGCAGGGGGCCGGATGGCAGGTCACCATCGACTTCTCCGGGCCCGGGAGTGAGAGCTGGCGCAAGCTCACCGGGCAGGCCGCCTGCTTCCCCGACGGGAACCCGCAGCGGCGGGTCGCCATCGTGCTGGACAACAAGGTCATCTCCTCGCCGCAGGTCGACCCGAGTGTCGGGTGCCAGGCCGGGATGGGTGGGGGCAACACCCGGATCACCGGGAAGTTCACCCAGGCCGAGGCCAACGAGCTGTCCTTGCTGATCAAGGGTGGGGCCCTGCCGCTGCCCGTCGAGGTCATCGAGCAGCGGACCGTCGGTCCGACGCTCGGGGCCGAGGCCATCGAGGCCAGCGCCTGGGCCGCCCTGCTCGGGATCGCCATCACCGGGCTGTTCCTGATCGTGGTCTACCGGCTCGTCGGGTTCCTCGCCGTGCTCGCGCTCGCCGGGTACGCCGCCCTGTCCTACGCCTCGCTGCTGGCCATCGGGGCCACGCTCACCCTGCCCGGCCTGGCCGGTCTGGTACTCGCCGTCGGCATGGCGGTGGACGCCAACGTGCTGGTGTTCGAGCGGGCCCGCGAGGACTTCGCCGCCCGGTCCGGGCTCGCGCCCCGCCAGCGGCTCAACCGCGCCGTCGAGGGCGGGTTCAAGGGGGCCGTGTCGGCCATCGCCGACTCCAACGTCACCACGCTGCTGGCCGCCGCACTGCTGTTCTTCCTCGCCACGGGGCCCGTGCAGGGCTTCGGGGTGACGTTGTCCATCGGTGTGCTGGCCTCGTTGTTCAGCGCGCTCGTGCTCACCAGGGTGCTGCTGCTGCTCGTCTGCGACAACGAGTTCGTCGCCAAGCGGCCCTGGCTCACCGGGCTCGGGCACCTCGGGCGCGTGCGCACCTGGCTGTCCGGGCGGTTCTCCGGGCTCTACGCCAACCCGAAGCGCTGGCTGCTCGCCACCGGGGTGGTCACCGTGCTCATCGCGCTCGGTCTGTTCGTCCGCGGCCCCGAGCTCGGCGTCGAGTTCACCGGTGGCCGCCTGCTCGAGTACACCACCGCGCAGCAGGTCAGCCCCGAGGCGGCCCGGGAGGCGTTGCAGGCGGCCGGGTTCGACCGGACCACCGTCTCGGCCAGCGGCGACAAGGCGCTGGCCATCCGCACCGGGCCGGTCGACGACACCCAGGCCGCCAAGGCCAAGGACGTGCTCGCCGGGCTCGGCGGCGAGACGCGGCAGGTGCGCAGCGAGCTGATCGGGCCCAGCCTCGGCGACGAGCTGCGCAGCAAGGCCGTGCTCGCCCTGCTCATCGCGGTCGCCGCGCAGCTGGTCTACCTGGCCGTGCGGTTCGACTGGCGGCTGGGCCTGGCCACGGTCAGCGCCCTGGTCACCGACGTGCTCGTACTGCTCGGGCTGTTCTCCTGGCTCGGCATCACCATGGACGCGGTGTTCCTGGCCGCGCTGCTCACCGTGATCGGCTACTCGGTCAACGACTCCGTGGTGGTCTTCGACCGGGTGCGCGAGCTGCGCGGCCTGCGGCCCCGGGAACCGTTCCACCGCATCGCGGGCACCGCGGTGCTGCAAACCCTGCCGCGCACGGTCAACACCGGTGTCGGTGTGCTCGCGGTGCTGCTGTGCCTGATGCTGCTCGGTGACGGCTCGCTCGCCGACTTCGCCCTCGCGGTCCTGGTCGGCGTGGTGGCGGGCACCATCTCCACGGTGGCCACGGCCGCACCGCTGGCGGTGCTGCTGGACACCAAGTCCCCCGGCGCCGGGCGGACCCGGGCGAAGAAGCCGCAGGGCAGGCAGCGCGCGGGCTCCGGGGCGGTGGTCTAG
- a CDS encoding GNAT family N-acetyltransferase — translation MHEELLDHTGRVLARYRLSTRMGLPCAADLVAVDAEPTEVVEVLLERCAGWVFSGPPEIALAAKAKGGTLVRHGHSLSYDLSGPVDPAWREPELPAGLRVTPVDLPVARVYPALRRAYPPGHPDHVLDPEAHRHDLDDLLSGRWRGPLLRCGGLVLDGEDVVAGVVASTGIGVPPLGGPWIAQVFRDPDPAYRGLGAALLRRTVAQAAADGLPAIGLAVTEGNPARTLYERLGFRHVEESMTVLMPA, via the coding sequence GTGCACGAGGAGCTGTTGGACCACACCGGGCGGGTGCTGGCGCGCTACCGGCTGTCCACGCGCATGGGGCTGCCGTGCGCGGCGGACCTGGTGGCGGTGGACGCCGAGCCCACCGAGGTGGTCGAGGTGCTGCTGGAGCGGTGCGCGGGCTGGGTGTTCAGCGGCCCGCCGGAGATCGCGCTGGCGGCCAAGGCCAAGGGCGGCACGCTGGTCCGGCACGGGCACAGCCTCAGCTACGACCTGTCCGGCCCGGTGGACCCGGCCTGGCGCGAGCCGGAGCTGCCCGCCGGGCTGCGCGTCACGCCCGTGGACCTGCCGGTGGCACGGGTCTACCCGGCGCTGCGGCGCGCCTACCCGCCCGGCCACCCCGACCACGTGCTGGACCCCGAGGCGCACCGCCACGACCTGGACGACCTGCTCTCCGGGCGCTGGCGGGGACCGCTGCTGCGGTGCGGCGGCCTGGTGCTGGACGGCGAGGACGTGGTGGCCGGGGTCGTCGCGAGCACGGGAATCGGCGTGCCCCCGCTGGGCGGGCCGTGGATCGCGCAGGTCTTCCGCGACCCCGATCCCGCCTACCGGGGGCTGGGTGCGGCGCTGCTGCGCCGGACGGTCGCGCAGGCCGCGGCGGACGGGCTGCCCGCCATCGGGCTCGCGGTCACCGAGGGCAACCCGGCGCGCACCCTGTACGAGCGGCTGGGCTTCCGGCACGTCGAGGAGTCCATGACCGTGCTGATGCCTGCCTGA
- a CDS encoding CPBP family intramembrane glutamic endopeptidase: MGEQRRWARLGGFVLVGGLAVVFGCLLLLLLTGRTGVNYSADHDGTLPLWLLVVPALLGIALTRVFPPRLRWENPFGRHLERTRRESAWLVVLAVLFAVAMVVQESPLVFLIAKPLLLVVIPLVLFAVNRRGGAPREKWQPLGTARLLAPVLPVAVFLALTYLIGVYPDSTTIPPWDVIVAVFLFNAVFEELFYRRWLQSRLEAVLGMWPAIVLAALLWAVWHVGIMSHHGLGLGILTVLAGHGIRGLFLGYLWARYRNFSALLLTHGVINAPFVLTGLV, encoded by the coding sequence ATGGGGGAACAGCGCCGCTGGGCGCGCCTGGGTGGCTTCGTGCTCGTCGGTGGCCTGGCGGTCGTCTTCGGCTGCCTGCTGCTCCTGCTGCTCACCGGCCGCACCGGGGTGAACTACAGCGCCGACCACGACGGCACCCTGCCGCTGTGGCTGCTGGTCGTCCCGGCCCTGCTGGGCATCGCGCTCACCCGCGTGTTCCCGCCGCGGCTGCGGTGGGAGAACCCGTTCGGCCGCCACCTGGAACGCACCCGCCGCGAGTCGGCCTGGCTGGTGGTGCTGGCGGTGCTGTTCGCGGTGGCGATGGTCGTGCAGGAGAGCCCGCTGGTCTTCCTGATCGCCAAACCCCTGCTGCTGGTGGTGATCCCGCTGGTGCTGTTCGCGGTCAACCGCCGCGGCGGCGCGCCGCGGGAGAAGTGGCAGCCGCTCGGCACGGCCCGCCTGCTGGCCCCGGTCCTGCCGGTGGCGGTGTTCCTGGCGCTGACCTACCTCATCGGGGTGTACCCGGACTCCACGACCATCCCGCCGTGGGACGTGATCGTGGCGGTGTTCCTGTTCAACGCGGTGTTCGAGGAGCTGTTCTACCGCCGCTGGCTCCAGTCGCGGCTGGAGGCCGTGCTGGGCATGTGGCCCGCCATCGTGCTGGCCGCCCTGCTCTGGGCGGTCTGGCACGTGGGCATCATGTCCCACCACGGCCTCGGCCTGGGCATCCTCACCGTGCTGGCCGGTCACGGCATCCGGGGGCTGTTCCTCGGCTACCTGTGGGCGCGGTACCGCAACTTCTCCGCGCTGCTCCTCACGCACGGGGTGATCAACGCCCCGTTCGTGCTGACCGGCCTGGTGTAG
- a CDS encoding PAS domain-containing protein, with the protein MTDLVDRLGLAELLAASGALAALRDREGRFTWASPGYLRLLGATAETLPGTTLADWLGPAAAAPMAEDERVWRTGEPVRWRPSDPVAARLPGEPERRLWLAGHKLLVRTPHGPALGVVAVEVSDWHADRAALAQAEQRLAQFVAHAPVLATITDEAHRYVWVRDTGLGLLDRPLAEVVGRTVHEVLPPEVAEQTAEQSAAVLLSGLARQVRLRVHGEGGESEWSGYRFPLPQPGGAAPHVGTILFDVTEFRAARREATLWRNRFTALLDRVPVPAAISRTDGTLDLVNPEFAALLGTSPARLHGTVLTTLMAARQQDAHDRLMRELGSGARGRRTLAVRWAPRRTGRTRTGTLTLQVVKDVEASLLLTLAADPETPGTADTPPELSTRETEILTRVAAGDTTSAIASAVGLTPDGVTYHVTQLCRRFQAANRTALVARAYTTGVLDAAVWPPASRE; encoded by the coding sequence GTGACCGACCTCGTGGACCGGCTCGGGCTGGCCGAGCTGCTCGCCGCCTCCGGCGCCCTGGCCGCGCTGCGCGACCGGGAGGGCCGGTTCACCTGGGCCTCCCCCGGCTACCTGCGGCTGCTCGGGGCCACCGCGGAGACGCTGCCGGGCACCACGCTGGCCGACTGGCTCGGTCCCGCGGCCGCCGCGCCGATGGCCGAGGACGAGCGCGTGTGGCGCACCGGCGAGCCGGTGCGGTGGCGGCCCAGCGACCCGGTGGCGGCCCGGCTGCCGGGTGAGCCGGAGCGGCGGCTGTGGCTGGCCGGGCACAAGCTCCTGGTCCGCACCCCGCACGGCCCGGCGCTGGGCGTGGTCGCGGTGGAGGTCAGCGACTGGCACGCCGACCGCGCCGCGCTGGCGCAGGCCGAGCAGCGGCTGGCCCAGTTCGTCGCGCACGCCCCGGTGCTGGCCACGATCACCGACGAGGCGCACCGCTACGTCTGGGTGCGCGACACCGGCCTGGGCCTGCTGGACCGCCCGCTGGCGGAGGTCGTGGGGCGCACCGTGCACGAGGTGCTGCCGCCGGAGGTGGCCGAGCAGACCGCGGAGCAGAGCGCGGCGGTGCTGCTGTCCGGGCTGGCCCGCCAGGTGCGGCTGCGCGTGCACGGCGAGGGTGGGGAGTCGGAGTGGTCCGGCTACCGCTTCCCGTTGCCGCAGCCCGGCGGTGCGGCCCCGCACGTGGGCACGATCCTGTTCGACGTCACCGAGTTCCGCGCCGCGCGCCGGGAGGCCACGCTGTGGCGCAACCGGTTCACCGCGCTGCTGGACCGCGTGCCGGTGCCCGCCGCGATCTCCCGCACCGACGGCACGCTGGACCTGGTCAACCCGGAGTTCGCCGCCCTGCTCGGCACCAGCCCGGCCCGCCTGCACGGCACCGTGCTGACCACGCTGATGGCGGCCAGGCAGCAGGACGCGCACGACCGGCTGATGCGCGAGCTGGGCTCGGGCGCCCGGGGCCGCCGCACCCTGGCCGTCCGGTGGGCCCCGCGCCGCACCGGCCGCACGCGCACCGGCACGCTCACCCTCCAGGTGGTCAAGGACGTGGAGGCGAGCCTGCTGCTGACCCTGGCCGCCGACCCGGAGACCCCCGGGACCGCCGACACGCCCCCGGAACTCAGTACGCGGGAGACGGAGATCCTCACTAGGGTCGCGGCCGGGGACACCACCTCGGCGATCGCCTCCGCGGTGGGACTGACCCCGGACGGGGTGACCTACCACGTCACCCAGCTGTGCCGACGGTTCCAGGCCGCCAACCGCACCGCGCTGGTGGCCCGGGCCTACACCACGGGTGTGCTGGACGCGGCGGTGTGGCCACCGGCGTCGCGGGAGTAG
- a CDS encoding helix-turn-helix transcriptional regulator, whose product MDLHALGAFLHTRRDRLTPPEVGLPSGERRRVPGLRRDEVAGLAGASVDYYTELERGRGAQPSTQVLLALSRALRLDADEHDHLFHLAGQRVPPASDPVVRVQPTLLALLDRLDGTPAQILTDLHETLVQNPLAVRLVGAPEHDEWPRASFLYRWFTEAGIRGRYPEEDHAHHSRVLVFDLRAAVARRGFVGPAAELVAELRGGSPEFAALWDTGDVAVRRGEFKRINHPELGVVQVRCQNVFSEDGRQRLQFFTAPDGAPEPGLSV is encoded by the coding sequence GTGGACCTGCACGCCCTCGGTGCCTTCCTGCACACCCGTCGTGACCGCCTCACCCCACCCGAGGTCGGGCTCCCGTCCGGGGAGCGTCGCCGCGTACCCGGGCTTCGCCGCGATGAGGTGGCGGGGCTGGCTGGGGCGTCCGTCGACTACTACACCGAGCTGGAGCGGGGGCGCGGGGCGCAACCATCCACACAGGTCCTCCTCGCGCTCTCCCGGGCCCTGCGGCTGGACGCCGACGAGCACGACCACCTCTTCCACCTCGCCGGGCAGCGCGTGCCGCCCGCCAGTGATCCCGTGGTCCGCGTCCAGCCGACCTTGTTGGCGCTCCTGGACCGGTTGGACGGGACGCCCGCGCAGATCCTCACCGACCTGCACGAGACGCTCGTGCAGAACCCGCTCGCCGTTCGGCTGGTCGGTGCTCCCGAGCACGACGAGTGGCCCCGGGCGAGTTTCCTGTACCGGTGGTTCACCGAGGCCGGGATCCGTGGCCGGTATCCCGAGGAGGACCACGCGCACCACTCCCGCGTCCTCGTCTTCGATCTCCGGGCCGCCGTGGCCCGGCGCGGGTTCGTGGGTCCGGCCGCGGAGCTGGTGGCCGAGCTTCGTGGGGGCAGCCCCGAGTTCGCCGCGTTGTGGGACACCGGGGACGTGGCCGTGCGGCGTGGGGAGTTCAAGCGGATCAACCACCCTGAGCTCGGGGTGGTCCAGGTGCGCTGCCAGAACGTGTTCAGTGAGGACGGTCGGCAGCGGCTCCAGTTCTTCACCGCCCCCGACGGGGCGCCCGAGCCCGGTCTCAGCGTTTGA
- a CDS encoding GNAT family N-acetyltransferase: MDAEAFVREHTTVRASGLVPEVQLHEAEDITALWELTGAAEPPFWAFPWAGGQAVARYVLDHPGLVAGRRVFDLACGSGLVAIAAARAGAAAVTACDVDPVALVATRLNAEVNGVALAPLVADVLSSTVDADVVLAGDVFYDQDMGSAVLPFLRRAAERGALVLVGDPRRPYLPKELFDRVARYDVPVPRSLEGVAVLPSSVWRPARVTAADLRLMQGLAQRVTAVRPDLVNSDAAYGELAWNWGRNRVARGERWRRRLWFDGDELVAWGWVTLGASAYLAHQVHPDHAGLLPEVITWFDEVATGRERTVLAQAADEAALSQWTAHGYEPDPAELGDNGSWTQLNERDLADLAAPVLPPGYRFRTAEDAGPDAAVQAHVAAWTPTTYDATSYEGVRRSPGYRADLHVLVEAPDGTMAASTILWLDEVNRTAEFEPVGTHPDHRRRHLGTAMLWHGMHLAREAGATHVTVPCLGAPGHPRARGLFHGVGFRPVSRDLPLVKR, from the coding sequence GTGGACGCCGAGGCGTTCGTACGGGAACACACGACGGTCCGCGCGAGCGGGCTGGTACCGGAGGTCCAACTGCACGAGGCCGAGGACATCACCGCCCTGTGGGAGCTGACCGGGGCCGCCGAGCCGCCGTTCTGGGCGTTCCCGTGGGCTGGTGGGCAGGCGGTGGCGCGGTACGTGCTGGACCACCCCGGGCTCGTGGCCGGGCGGCGGGTGTTCGACCTGGCGTGCGGCTCCGGGCTGGTGGCGATCGCCGCGGCACGGGCCGGTGCGGCGGCGGTGACCGCGTGCGACGTGGACCCGGTGGCGCTGGTGGCCACGCGGCTCAACGCCGAGGTGAACGGGGTCGCGCTGGCCCCGCTGGTCGCCGACGTGCTCTCGTCCACTGTGGACGCGGACGTGGTGCTGGCCGGGGACGTGTTCTACGACCAGGACATGGGCTCGGCGGTGCTGCCGTTCCTGCGCCGGGCGGCCGAACGCGGCGCGCTCGTGCTGGTCGGCGACCCCCGGCGGCCGTACCTGCCGAAGGAGCTCTTCGACCGGGTGGCCCGGTACGACGTGCCGGTGCCGCGCTCCCTGGAGGGCGTGGCGGTGCTGCCGAGCTCGGTGTGGCGGCCCGCGCGGGTGACGGCCGCGGACCTGCGGCTCATGCAGGGCCTGGCCCAACGGGTCACGGCCGTGCGACCGGACCTGGTGAACAGTGACGCCGCCTACGGGGAGCTGGCGTGGAACTGGGGCCGGAACCGGGTCGCCCGGGGCGAGCGGTGGCGGCGCAGGCTGTGGTTCGACGGGGACGAGCTGGTCGCCTGGGGCTGGGTGACGCTCGGCGCGAGCGCCTACCTCGCCCACCAGGTCCACCCCGACCACGCCGGACTGCTGCCGGAGGTCATCACCTGGTTCGACGAGGTCGCGACCGGACGAGAGCGCACCGTACTGGCCCAGGCCGCCGACGAGGCGGCCCTCTCCCAGTGGACCGCACACGGTTACGAGCCGGACCCGGCCGAACTGGGCGACAACGGCTCCTGGACCCAGCTCAACGAACGGGACCTGGCGGACCTGGCCGCCCCGGTGCTGCCACCCGGCTACCGCTTCCGCACCGCCGAGGACGCCGGTCCGGACGCGGCGGTCCAGGCGCACGTGGCCGCCTGGACCCCGACCACCTACGACGCGACCAGCTACGAGGGTGTGCGCCGCAGCCCGGGCTACCGCGCGGACCTGCACGTGCTCGTCGAGGCACCGGACGGCACGATGGCGGCCTCCACGATCCTGTGGCTGGACGAGGTGAACCGCACCGCGGAGTTCGAACCGGTGGGCACCCACCCGGACCACCGGCGCCGGCACCTGGGCACGGCCATGCTGTGGCACGGCATGCACCTGGCCCGCGAGGCCGGGGCGACCCACGTCACGGTGCCCTGCCTGGGCGCGCCAGGCCACCCCCGGGCCCGCGGCCTGTTCCACGGCGTGGGTTTCCGCCCGGTGAGCCGGGACCTGCCACTGGTCAAACGCTGA
- a CDS encoding tautomerase family protein, which yields MPFANLKVPAGLIGPEEKERLVVKVTELYVELFGEEARANTMVLVDEVADGGWGIRGDVLTLAKLRAKP from the coding sequence ATGCCATTCGCGAACTTGAAGGTGCCTGCCGGGTTGATCGGGCCCGAGGAGAAGGAGCGGCTTGTCGTCAAGGTGACGGAGCTGTACGTGGAGCTGTTCGGGGAGGAGGCCCGGGCGAACACCATGGTGCTGGTGGACGAGGTCGCCGACGGGGGGTGGGGCATCCGGGGCGACGTGCTGACCTTGGCGAAGCTGCGGGCGAAGCCCTGA